The proteins below are encoded in one region of Puntigrus tetrazona isolate hp1 chromosome 5, ASM1883169v1, whole genome shotgun sequence:
- the si:dkey-17o15.2 gene encoding probable H/ACA ribonucleoprotein complex subunit 1 yields MGENDVQMESAEQMQEPHASSSDKIDLSLDDIIKLNKKEQKANRAANRAKTKRASNRNNVLKKLNQVPQQQRGLRRGAQPYQGPGRMRGLRKQRGSGRGMMSRRASLNRAADADADADAATTGEQFDQTTFTTRGTFRGRGRGRGRGGGLSRGALSARGQRGGRPFVLDRAFFATKSAEKLQKYQTIRSRRTAPSGSTLTVSLPNAKSAPVAVKTSNQARRGGAVLRGRSSRGAGTSSPKGIPLQFNYKATTNQTAVYLNDRFTDLRLRGRGRGRGGGRGRGDVGGAGGRGNIVGGGRGRGQGNIGGGRGRGRGNIMGGGRGRGNMGGGRGRGNIMGGGRGRGGVGVTRGGRGLRRGRGADRTVTLQ; encoded by the exons ATGGGGGAGAATGATGTTCAGATGGAGAGTGCAGAGCAAATGCAGGAGCCTCACGCTTCAAGCTCGGACAAAATCGACTTGTCATTAG ATGACATTATCAAGCTAAATAAGAAGGAACAGAAGGCAAACAGAGCTGCCAACAGAGCTAAAACTAAACGTGCTTCTAACAGGAATAACGTCTTGAAGAAACTGAACCAGGTTCCACAGCAACAGAGGGGACTCAGACGAGGAGCGCAGCCATACCAAG GGCCTGGCAGGATGAGAGGTTTAAGGAAACAAAGAGGATCCGGGAGGGGCATGATGTCGAGAAGGGCTTCACTAAATAGAGCtgctgatgctgatgctgatgctgatgctgCCACG ACTGGAGAACAGTTTGATCAGACCACATTCACAACGAGGGGCACATTCAGAGGACGGGGAAGAGGTAGAGGTAGAGGAGGCGGACTGAGCAG GGGTGCGTTGTCAGCAAGAGGACAAAGGGGTGGAAGACCATTTGTATTAGACAGAGCG TTTTTCGCTACCAAAAGTGCTGAGAAACTACAAAAGTACCAAACAATAAGAAG TCGAAGAACAGCACCATCTGGCTCCACGCTGACAGTTTCTCTGCCAAATGCTAAATCTGCACCTGTCGCTGT GAAGACATCTAATCAGGCTAGGAGGGGTGGGGCGGTGTTAAGGGGAAGATCATCTAGAGGAGCCGGTACTTCTTCACCGAAGGGGATTCCTCTGCAATTTAACTACAAAGCAACTACTAATCAG ACTGCTGTATACCTTAATGACCGTTTCACCGACCTGAGGTTAAGAGGGCGAGGACGGGGAAGAGGTGGTGGAAGAGGAAGGGGAGATGTCggaggagctggaggaagaGGAAACATTGTTGGGGGTGGACGAGGTAGAGGACAAGGAAATATAGGTGGTGGAAGaggcagaggaagaggaaacaTTATGGGTGGtggcagaggaagaggaaacaTGGGTggtggaagaggaagaggaaacatTATGGGTGGtggcagaggaagaggaggggtTGGTGTGacaagaggaggaagaggcTTAAGAAGAGGGAGAGGAGCTGATCGAACAGTAACTCTTCAGTGA